The region GCATTTTAATCACTTTTACTTCGTAAGCTTCTCCCATTTGAGGCTTGAAAGTGATGGATTGAATTTTCGCTAAAACAGCTTCAATTCCAGCAGGATCAGTTCCAAGAATTTCGATAACACCTTGTTCGTCTACTTCGTTGATAACGATAGTTGTTCCGGTAGCTTTTTGTAATTCTTGAATTACTTTTCCACCAGGTCCAATCAATGCGCCAATAAAGTTTCCAGGAATGGTTCTTGTGATGATTTTTGGAGAGTGTGCTTTTACATCTGCATTAGGTTTGTCAAGCGTTTCCATTATTTTTCCTAAGATATGCAAACGTCCATCACGAGCTTGAGCCAAAGCTTGCTCCATGATTTCATATTTCAATCCGTCGATTTTGATGTCCATTTGACAAGCTGTAATTCCCTCAGAAGTTCCAGTTACTTTGAAATCCATGTCTCCTAAGTGATCTTCATCACCTAAAATATCAGATAAAACGGCAAAACGTTCACCGTCAGTAATCAATCCCATCGCAATTCCAGAAACGGGACGAATCATTTGAATACCGGCATCCATCAAAGATAGTGTTCCAGCACAAACGGTAGCCATAGAAGAGGAACCATTTGATTCTAATACTTCAGAAACGACACGGATTGTATAAGGACAATCAGCAGGAATCATGTTTTTTAATGCTCTTTGAGCCAAGTTTCCGTGACCAACTTCTCTTCTTGAAGTTCCTCTTAAAGGACGAGCTTCTCCTGTTGAAAATGGTGGAAAATTATAGTGTAAATAGAATTTTTCTTCTCCTTGTTCAGATGGTGAATCAATTTGGTTTGCTTCTCTAGAAGTTCCTAAAGTGGCTGTTGCCAAAGCTTGAGTTTCTCCACGTGTAAACAATGCTGAACCGTGTACAGAAGGCAAATAATCTACTTCTGACCAGATTGGTCTGATTTCGGTAGTTTTTCTTCCGTCAAGACGCGTTCCTAAATCTAAAGTTACATTACGAACCGCTTCTTTATTGGTTTTATAGAAGTATTTAGAAACTAAATCTCCATTCTCTGCCAATTCTTCTTCAGTAAATAAGGCTTTTACTTCTTCTTTTACAGCATCAAAAGCAGCTGAACGTTCGTGTTTAGCCGAACCTTTGCTTGCAATTGCGTATATTTTATCGTAAGCCGCTGCTTTTACTTTGGCGTAAATAGCATCGTCTGTTTTTTCTTTTTCGTAGGTACGAACTTCTTTTTTTCCAAAAGCGGCTGCTAATCTTTCTTGAGCTGCAATTTGTACTTTAATGTGTTCGTGTGCAAATTTAATTGCTTCTAACATTTCGGCTTCTGAAATTTCTTTCATTTCTCCTTCTACCATTGCGATAGAATCCATTGAAGCTCCAATCATCATGTCAATATCTGATAATGCTAATTGTGCGCGAGATGGGTTGATGATAAATTTACCGTCAATTCTTCCTACTCTAGCCTCAGAAATTAAAGTTTCAAAAGGAATGTCAGATAGCGCCAGTGCTGCCGAAGCGGCTAATCCTGCTAATGCATCTGGCATTACGTCTTCGTCATAAGACATTAATTGAATCATAACTTGTACTTCAGCATGGTAATCACTTGGGAAAAGTGGACGTAATACACGGTCAACTAATCTCATAGTTAATACTTCGCTATCACTTGGACGAGCTTCTCTTTTGAAGAAACCGCCAGGGAAACGACCTGCTGCAGCAAATTTTTCACGATAATCTACCGTAAGTGGTAGAAAGTCGATCCCAGGACTTGCTTTTCTTGAAGAAACAACTGTACCTAGAATTACAGTTTTTCCAATTCTTACTACTACAGATCCGTCTGCTTGTTTGGCTAAACGACCTGTCTCGATTGTGATGCTTCTGCCATCACCTAAATCGATGCTTTCTACAAATAATTGTGGAATCATAATTTTTTCCTTATTGGTTATACAATGGATTTTAGTTGTGTTGTAGTTGTTGTGTGTAGTTGTTGTCTAAAAAACCCAATGAAAAACCAAACTTTTTTATGTAAATGTCAACTTTTAAAGTTGATGCGATTGAAGAATTTAAAGCTAAAGTTCTAAATTCTTATATAAAAAAAGAGGCACTTTCGCACCTCTTTTTGATATTGATTATTTTCTAATACCCAATACTTTGATAATCTCACGATATCTGTTGATTTCTTTTTTCTTTAAGTAATCCAGCAAAGATCTTCTTTTACCAACTAATAATACTAATGAACGCTCAGTGTTGTAATCATGACGATTTTTTTTCAAGTGCTCAGTTAGGTGTGAAATTCTGTAAGTGAACAAAGCAATTTGAGCTTCAGCCTTTCCAGTGTTTGTTTTTTCTCCGTGTTGTGCGAAGATTTCTTCTTTAATCTCTTTCGTTAAATACATTCCAATATTATTTTAATGATTTTTATGTATGTCATACAGCTATTGTAAGACGGGGGCAAAGATAATATTTATTTTTAAAACGACAACAGAAAATTTATGTAAGATTCAGGATGTTGTTTTTCAAGGAGTTAATTGATGAAAGTCTTTGCGATTTCTTCATTAACAAATTCCAAAAATCGTTCGTCGGCTTCTGTAAAGGGATCAATAACATGGCTGTCAATGTCTATTTGTCCAATATTTTGTCCATTGACAAATAAAGGAACTACAATTTCGGATTTTACGGTGAAGCTGCAAGCAATGTAATTGTCCTGTGCTTTTACATCTGGTACCACGAAATTATTGTTGGAAACAGCTACTTGTCCACAAATCCCTTTCCCAAAAGGAATTACAGTATGATCTGTTTCTGCACCAACATAAGGACCTAAATGTAGGGTTTGTGCATCGTGATTTGCAAAGTAAAAGCCAACCCAGTTATAATAATCGATGTTTTTATTTAGGAGTTGGCAGACAGCTAAGAGTTTTTCGTCTCTTGTAAGATTCTGGTCAGCTGTAATTGCGGTTACTTTTGGTTTTAATTCTTGAAATGACATGTTTGAGTTTTTTTTTGTAAAAGTATTTAAAGTAGCTTTTAAAAATTGTATAAATTTGTTAAAAAACAGATGTTGAAAAAATACTTTACTCTGTATAAGCCTTTTTTGCTTTTTTTGGCAAAGTTTTTTTTGATCTATAGTATTCTTACCTTGGTTTATCAGTAATTTTTGGAAAGTTTTGAGAATAATAAGGTAGATTCGGTTACCCTCATGGTTGCTATAAATACAGAGCAAGTGCTGCAATTTTTTGGTGCAGATGCAATAATTGACAAAGAATCATCAGAGCCTTATATTAGGTTGTTTTATAATCAGGTTTATATTGCTCGTATAATTGAGGGCTGTAATGCAATAAATGTTATTATTTTATTTATCGCATTTGTAGTTTCATTTTCTGGTCGATTCAGGCAAACTTTGTTTTTTATTATATTAGGAAGCTTGATTATCTATGTGTTGAATGTGTTTCGAATAGCTGTATTATGCGTCTTGTTGTATTTTTTTCCGGGACAGAATCCTGTAATTCACGGCGTGCTTTTTCCGTTGTTTATTTATGGTGTTGTTTTTATTCTATGGGTAATCTGGGTACGTAAATTTTCATTGTATGCTAAAAATACTGTTGAAACATAAGTTGAAAATTACTTTAGTATTAATACTTATTTTTTTGTTTGCTTTAGTTCGAGCTTATGAGGATTATCTATTCTATGATCCTTTTTTGAATTATTTTAAAAGCGATTTTAATGGTGTATCACTTCCTGTCTATGATCCATTTCGGTTGTTTTTTGGATTGTTGTTTAGGTATTCGTTAAATATGTTGATTTCGCTAGCGATGATCTATACTCTTTTTGAAGATGAATCAATGGTGAAATTTGCTGGCTTTTTATATTTTTTTTTCTTTCTAATTTTGATTTTTTCTTTCTATACTATTATTTATTTTTATGGGGAAACCAATAATCTTATCCTTTTTTACGTAAGGCGTTTTCTTATACAGCCTATTTTTGCCCTATTGTTTATCCCTGCATTTTATTATCAAAAAATAAATAAATGATTTATTTTAACTACCTTTAATGATGGTTTTATTGATTTGTTAATCAGTTATTTGTGCGTATGAAAATTATTAAGCATTCAGGAGATATAGTGGATTTTGAACCTGAAAAACTCAGGAAATCACTGTTGAAATCTGGTGCCAATCCAAAGATTGTTGAAGATATTGTTAGTAAAATATGTAAGGAGATTTATGAAGGAATCAGTACCAAACATATTTATAAAAGAGCTTTTGGTTTATTAAAAAAAGAGGCTAATTCTCATGCTGCGCGCTACAATTTAAGAGCAGCGATTCAGTTGTTGGGACCAGCGGGTTTTTTCTTCGAAAAATATATCGCAAAGCTTTTCTCTGCAGAAAAATATGAGACAAAAAACAATATTATTTTGCAAGGAAAATGTGTTTCCCATGAAATAGATGTTTTGGTAAAGAAGAACAATGCCATTGCTATGATGGAATGTAAATTTCACGTAAGTAGAGAAGCGGCTTCAGATGTAAAAGTCCCTTTGTATGTTCTTTCTAGATTTAATGATTTGAAAGGAAGGGAACATACTATTTTTTCTAAAAAAGAAATGATTTCTAAATGTTGGATTGTTACTAATAATAGGTTTACTGCCGATGCCATAGATTTTGCAAAATGTTCCGGTATGAATTTATTAAGTTGGGATTATCCAAAAAATGACAATTTAAAAACGAAGAACGATATTGATTGCCTTTACCCAATAACTTGTTTGACTACATTGACAATTGCTGAGAAGGATAAATTACTCATTTTAGATGTAATTTTGGTAAAAGAACTAATAAATAATTCGGATAGTTTGGAGAAAATCGGATTGAGTCTACCAAGGATAAAAAATGTTTTGAAAGAAGCACGGGAGTTAAGTCGATGCGTTTTGAATATCTGATTTTATTGATTTTAAAAAATAATATCATGAAAATTAAATTTATTGGAGGAGCTGGAACAGTAACCGGATCAAAAACCTTAGTGGAAAGTAATGGGATTCGGATTTTGATTGATTGTGGATTATTTCAAGGAATAAAACCTTTGCGGGAACTCAATTGGGAGTCTTTGCCTATTTTACCTTCAACGATAGACTTTGTTTTATTGACGCATGGACATCTAGATCATTGTGGTTGGTTACCAAGATTAGTAGATCAAGGTTTCAAAGGAAAGATTTATTGTACTGAGCCAACGAAGCAGATAACAAAGCTAATTTTGTTAGACAGTGCCAAAATTCAAGAAGAAGAAGCCGAGAAAGCTAATAAAGGCAACTATTCTAAGCATGAAATTGCAGAGCCTCTTTATGATGTGGATCAGGCAAAAAAAGTCTTTCCTCTGTTTAGGGTTGTAGAAACTAACGCATCAGTGCCTTTCGATGCGCAAATCGAAGCCGTTTTTATTAATGCAGGTCATATTGTGGGGGCTTGCAGCATAGAATTGATGCTCGAAAATAAAACCTTAGTTTTTTCAGGAGATGTAGGAAGGGATAATGATGTTTTGATGTTTCCGCCAATCAAGCCTAAAAAAGCAGATTATGTATTCCTTGAAAGTACCTATGGAAATCGACTTCACCCTGATACGGATGCGAAATTAGAATTAGAGATGTATATCAATAATACTTTTGATAAAGGCGGAACAACCATCATTCCTAGTTTTGCAGTGGAACGGGCACAAACCATTATGTATTTGCTTTGGCAGCTTAAAGAAGAGAATAAGATACCGGATATTCCTTATATCATTGATTCTCCTATGGGGGTAGGAGCCTTTGATATTTTCTTTGGTAATTTGAAATGGCATAAGTTGAAATTGGAAGATTGTATTGCAATGAGTAAGATGTTTCAGATGATTACAGATTATAAAGATACGATAGAAGCAATATATGATGAGAGACCTAAGGTTGTAATTGCCGCGAGCGGAATGGTTACCGGAGGGCGGGTTTTAAGTTATTTAGAGCATTATATTGGGTTGCCTGAAACCACTGTCATTATTGTAGGTTATCAAGCTGAAGGAACTCGTGGAAGAAAATTATTAGAAGGAGCTAAAGAAGTTAAGATTCACGGGAAATATTATCCAGTATTGGCTAATATTCTTGAAATACAAGGATTGTCTGCGCATGGTGATCAGAAAGACCTATTGAATTGGCTTTCAGCTTTGGAAAATAAGCCTGAAAAAGTGTTTTTGGTTCATGGCGAAAACCAGCCTGCGGATGAACTTCGAATAAAAATTAATGAACACTATGGTTTTGATTGTGTGATTCCTTTAATGGGACAGGAGTTTGAGCTTTAAATTTTTAACAGCTATTTAGAGGTCAATACTGATTAAAGTAGTATTTTTGCTCTATGAAGTTGAAGCGACACATAAGTTTACTTTTAGCCATTTTCTTATTGGTTTCCAATTTGGGATTGGCTGTAAATGTGCATTATTGTGGCGGGGAAATCGCCTCTGTTGCTCCAGTTTATTTCAAAGTTTCGCCAACTGGACAAAGTTCGGAGGAGCAATGTTGTACTTCTGTTTCGGAAACCAACGAAACTTGCTGTAAAGACAAGCTTGTTGATTTTCAAAAAAAGTCAGATCATTTTGTCGTAAAAACATTCTTTTTTAGTTTAGTTACCGCCGTTCTGGTGCCTGATTGGAGTCCTTTAGTCTTCCCATTGGAGGCGAATTTCAAAGTTTATCCAGTTACTCCTTATGTTTGTGATGCAAATGCACCACCATTTTTTAAATTGTACCATCAATATATTTTCTACGCCTAATTTTAATGTTTTTATGAAGCAGGCTGCGTTTTGTGGCTTGAAAATCTTTTTTAAACATTAAAAATTTATCATGAATAAACAAATTACAATGCTTTTATTGTTTTTGTTTTGCGCTTTTAATTCCTATTCTCAAGATACTTTACAGGAAATTAAAGTTAAAACAACGCGTAAAAGCTTAAAGAAATCCTATACCTTAACTTCTAATACGACTACGCTGACTAGCAAAGAATTGCTCAAAGCTGCTTGTTGTAATCTTGCCGAAAGTTTTGAAACAAATCCTTCAATTGACGTCAGTTTTTCGGATGCACTAACAGGGACGAAGCAGATAAAAATGCTAGGTTTAACCAGTCCATACTTGATGATTGCCGAAGAGAATATTCCATCAGTGCGAGGTGCTTCTCAAGCCTATGGTTTGTCTTTTACACCAGGGACTTGGGTCGAAAGCATTCAAATTACCAAAGGAGCTGGATCAGTTGTGAATGGTTTTGAAAGTATTTCAGGACAAATCAATACCGAGTTGATTAAGCCAATAAATGACATTCCTTTTTTCTTGAATGCTTATGGATCGAGCGATTCCAGATTTGAATTGAATACCCATTTCAACAGGAAAATATCTGATAAATGGAGCAGTAGTCTTTTTGTTCACGGAAACGCTAGGGTTTCTAAAAACGACATGAATGAAGATGGTTTTCTTGATAATCCATTGGGGAAACAAATCAATGTCCTGAATCGTTGGCAATATACTGATGCTGAAAAAGGCTGGGTGAGTTTTGTTAATTTCCGTTATATGAATGACAAGAAGCAAACGGGAGAATTAGAATTTGAGCGGGATAGAGATAAAGGAATGACTAATTATTGGGGTTCAGAAATCAATACGGAGCGAATTGATGTTTCGACTAAGCTGGGCTATGTTTTTCCAGAAATGCCTTATCAAAGTATTGGTTTTCAAAATGCTTTTAACAGCCATGATCAGGATTCTTATTTTGGGTTGAAAGAGTACAATATCAAGCAAAAAAGTTATTATTCGAATTTAATTTTCAATTCGATAATCAATAATACGATGCATAAATTTGCTACAGGTTTGAATTTTACATACGATGCTTATGATGAGTTTGTAAATGTTGCAGATTATAGCAGAATTGATAATTCTGTTGGCGCTTTTTTTGAATATACCTATGATAATACGGATAATTTTAGCTTAGTATTAGGAGGAAGAATTGATAATCACAATCGTTTAGGGACATTTGCTACGCCAAGATTACATGCCAGATACAATCCTTGGGAAAAAGGGGTTTTGAGATTCTCGGCAGGAAGAGGGAAACGAAGTGCTAATATTTTTGCAGAGAATCAACAGCTTTTTGCAAGCTCTAGAACCTTTGATGTTTTAAATACTGGCGGAAAAATATATGGGCTGAATCCGGAAATTGCATGGAATTATGGACTAAGTTTTATGCAAGGATTTAGTTTGTTTAATAGAGGAGGGGATTTTGGATTTGATTTTTACCGAACCGATTTTAAAAATCAAGCTGTGGTTGATTTATTTCAAAGCCCGCAGCAGGTTTTATTTTATAATTTGGATGGAAAATCGATTGCCAATAGTTTGCAAGTAGAGTTTAATTATGAGTTGTTGGAACATTTAAATTTGCGAACAGCTTATAAATATTATGATATTCAAACAGCTTATTTGTCTGGAACTTTTCAAAGACCAATGCAGGCCAAACATCGTTTTTTTGGTAATTTAGCATACGAAACGCATATTGTGGAGAAAGGAAAACAATGGAAATTTGATTTTACGTACAATTGGTTGGGAAAACAACAATTGCCATCGACTAATGGAAATCCTGTTGAAGATAGGCTGCCGGAATTTTCGCCTGCTTTTTCTGTGATGAATGCTCAAGTAACCCGAACTTTTTCTTCAACTTTTGAAATCTATCTAGGTGGAGAGAATATTGGAAATTACAGACAGGAAAAAGCGATATTGGGTGCTGATAATCCTTTTGGAACTACTTTTGATACTTCTATGGTGTATGCGCCTATTTTTGGTCGAATGTATTATGCTGGATTGCGTTTTAAAATAAAATAAACTTTAAAAAAATATTGAAATGAAAAAAATAATTATGATTATCGCTGTTGTGTTTTTTGGATTAAGTGCACAGGCGCAAGAGAAAAAAAATAAAAATGCCAAATATACTATTGATGTTAATGGCAATTGTGAGATGTGTAAAAAACGAATAGAGAAAGCAGCTTATGGTGTTTCTGGTGTGAAATCGGCAGTTTGGGATACTGGGACACATGAATTGAGTTTGATTCTAAATGAGCAAAAAACGTCACTTTTGGATGTGGAGAAATCAGTTGTAAAAGTAGGACATGATACAAAAAGAGTCAAGGCAACTCAAGAAGCTTATGACAAGCTTCACGGTTGTTGTTTGTACGAAAGAAATTAATAATTCAATCCAGGGCGAAAGCCTTGGATTTT is a window of Flavobacterium acetivorans DNA encoding:
- the xrtF gene encoding exosortase family protein XrtF, yielding MVAINTEQVLQFFGADAIIDKESSEPYIRLFYNQVYIARIIEGCNAINVIILFIAFVVSFSGRFRQTLFFIILGSLIIYVLNVFRIAVLCVLLYFFPGQNPVIHGVLFPLFIYGVVFILWVIWVRKFSLYAKNTVET
- a CDS encoding exosortase F system-associated membrane protein, with protein sequence MLKILLKHKLKITLVLILIFLFALVRAYEDYLFYDPFLNYFKSDFNGVSLPVYDPFRLFFGLLFRYSLNMLISLAMIYTLFEDESMVKFAGFLYFFFFLILIFSFYTIIYFYGETNNLILFYVRRFLIQPIFALLFIPAFYYQKINK
- a CDS encoding TonB-dependent receptor plug domain-containing protein; the encoded protein is MNKQITMLLLFLFCAFNSYSQDTLQEIKVKTTRKSLKKSYTLTSNTTTLTSKELLKAACCNLAESFETNPSIDVSFSDALTGTKQIKMLGLTSPYLMIAEENIPSVRGASQAYGLSFTPGTWVESIQITKGAGSVVNGFESISGQINTELIKPINDIPFFLNAYGSSDSRFELNTHFNRKISDKWSSSLFVHGNARVSKNDMNEDGFLDNPLGKQINVLNRWQYTDAEKGWVSFVNFRYMNDKKQTGELEFERDRDKGMTNYWGSEINTERIDVSTKLGYVFPEMPYQSIGFQNAFNSHDQDSYFGLKEYNIKQKSYYSNLIFNSIINNTMHKFATGLNFTYDAYDEFVNVADYSRIDNSVGAFFEYTYDNTDNFSLVLGGRIDNHNRLGTFATPRLHARYNPWEKGVLRFSAGRGKRSANIFAENQQLFASSRTFDVLNTGGKIYGLNPEIAWNYGLSFMQGFSLFNRGGDFGFDFYRTDFKNQAVVDLFQSPQQVLFYNLDGKSIANSLQVEFNYELLEHLNLRTAYKYYDIQTAYLSGTFQRPMQAKHRFFGNLAYETHIVEKGKQWKFDFTYNWLGKQQLPSTNGNPVEDRLPEFSPAFSVMNAQVTRTFSSTFEIYLGGENIGNYRQEKAILGADNPFGTTFDTSMVYAPIFGRMYYAGLRFKIK
- a CDS encoding polyribonucleotide nucleotidyltransferase, with translation MIPQLFVESIDLGDGRSITIETGRLAKQADGSVVVRIGKTVILGTVVSSRKASPGIDFLPLTVDYREKFAAAGRFPGGFFKREARPSDSEVLTMRLVDRVLRPLFPSDYHAEVQVMIQLMSYDEDVMPDALAGLAASAALALSDIPFETLISEARVGRIDGKFIINPSRAQLALSDIDMMIGASMDSIAMVEGEMKEISEAEMLEAIKFAHEHIKVQIAAQERLAAAFGKKEVRTYEKEKTDDAIYAKVKAAAYDKIYAIASKGSAKHERSAAFDAVKEEVKALFTEEELAENGDLVSKYFYKTNKEAVRNVTLDLGTRLDGRKTTEIRPIWSEVDYLPSVHGSALFTRGETQALATATLGTSREANQIDSPSEQGEEKFYLHYNFPPFSTGEARPLRGTSRREVGHGNLAQRALKNMIPADCPYTIRVVSEVLESNGSSSMATVCAGTLSLMDAGIQMIRPVSGIAMGLITDGERFAVLSDILGDEDHLGDMDFKVTGTSEGITACQMDIKIDGLKYEIMEQALAQARDGRLHILGKIMETLDKPNADVKAHSPKIITRTIPGNFIGALIGPGGKVIQELQKATGTTIVINEVDEQGVIEILGTDPAGIEAVLAKIQSITFKPQMGEAYEVKVIKMLDFGAVVEYTAAPGNEVLLHVSELAWERTENVADVVKMGDVFQVKYLGLDPKTRKEKVSRKALLPRPPREEKKE
- a CDS encoding HYC_CC_PP family protein: MKLKRHISLLLAIFLLVSNLGLAVNVHYCGGEIASVAPVYFKVSPTGQSSEEQCCTSVSETNETCCKDKLVDFQKKSDHFVVKTFFFSLVTAVLVPDWSPLVFPLEANFKVYPVTPYVCDANAPPFFKLYHQYIFYA
- the rpsO gene encoding 30S ribosomal protein S15 codes for the protein MYLTKEIKEEIFAQHGEKTNTGKAEAQIALFTYRISHLTEHLKKNRHDYNTERSLVLLVGKRRSLLDYLKKKEINRYREIIKVLGIRK
- a CDS encoding GAF domain-containing protein gives rise to the protein MSFQELKPKVTAITADQNLTRDEKLLAVCQLLNKNIDYYNWVGFYFANHDAQTLHLGPYVGAETDHTVIPFGKGICGQVAVSNNNFVVPDVKAQDNYIACSFTVKSEIVVPLFVNGQNIGQIDIDSHVIDPFTEADERFLEFVNEEIAKTFIN
- a CDS encoding heavy-metal-associated domain-containing protein; the encoded protein is MKKIIMIIAVVFFGLSAQAQEKKNKNAKYTIDVNGNCEMCKKRIEKAAYGVSGVKSAVWDTGTHELSLILNEQKTSLLDVEKSVVKVGHDTKRVKATQEAYDKLHGCCLYERN
- a CDS encoding MBL fold metallo-hydrolase codes for the protein MKIKFIGGAGTVTGSKTLVESNGIRILIDCGLFQGIKPLRELNWESLPILPSTIDFVLLTHGHLDHCGWLPRLVDQGFKGKIYCTEPTKQITKLILLDSAKIQEEEAEKANKGNYSKHEIAEPLYDVDQAKKVFPLFRVVETNASVPFDAQIEAVFINAGHIVGACSIELMLENKTLVFSGDVGRDNDVLMFPPIKPKKADYVFLESTYGNRLHPDTDAKLELEMYINNTFDKGGTTIIPSFAVERAQTIMYLLWQLKEENKIPDIPYIIDSPMGVGAFDIFFGNLKWHKLKLEDCIAMSKMFQMITDYKDTIEAIYDERPKVVIAASGMVTGGRVLSYLEHYIGLPETTVIIVGYQAEGTRGRKLLEGAKEVKIHGKYYPVLANILEIQGLSAHGDQKDLLNWLSALENKPEKVFLVHGENQPADELRIKINEHYGFDCVIPLMGQEFEL
- a CDS encoding ATP cone domain-containing protein → MKIIKHSGDIVDFEPEKLRKSLLKSGANPKIVEDIVSKICKEIYEGISTKHIYKRAFGLLKKEANSHAARYNLRAAIQLLGPAGFFFEKYIAKLFSAEKYETKNNIILQGKCVSHEIDVLVKKNNAIAMMECKFHVSREAASDVKVPLYVLSRFNDLKGREHTIFSKKEMISKCWIVTNNRFTADAIDFAKCSGMNLLSWDYPKNDNLKTKNDIDCLYPITCLTTLTIAEKDKLLILDVILVKELINNSDSLEKIGLSLPRIKNVLKEARELSRCVLNI